The following proteins are co-located in the bacterium genome:
- the recG gene encoding ATP-dependent DNA helicase RecG, which translates to MAKSLNSSIQYLKGIGPQRAKIFSKLGIETIKDLLYYFPRIYQDRTEIRSIFSLKEGEKETICGVVIRHLKSSFPRKKIKVTKVVIGDDTGIITLSFFNQPYIEKYLPIGSKIVASGIVRRYRQALQMSNFEYEMLEKEDEFIHNKRIVPIYRLTSNIPSYWQRFLRKTIKSVGDLYLSEIEETLPEYILKEHFLIDLKTALQDIHFPANWSMYKKAKERLVFEELFYLQLAFGYLRHKVKQEELGIKYLVNQDELNSFYSLFPFSLTSAQNKVIKEIIIDLQSSFPMCRLIHGDVGSGKTVVAIISSLIAIKNGYQVAFMVPTEVLAEQHYLNIKKFLKETEVKVALLTSSVKGKIRREILQELKSGQTKLILGTHSLIQKGVSYHRLGLCIIDEQHRFGVMQRLSLQKKGQDQKKPDILVMSATPIPRTLALTLYGDLDISTISELPPNRQEIRSFCRSEDDLNKIYEFMKKEISKGRQAYLVYPLVEESKELNLKSATKMVEELQKEVFKEFKLGLLHGRMKVSEKEEVMNKFKDQEIDILVSTTVIEVGIDIPNATVMLIEHAERFGLSQLHQLRGRIGRGENKSYCLFITKKHISAEVNSSSFKEKEFDLNQIDAIKRLKTMIGTNDGFKIAEVDFEIRGPGEFFGTRQHGLPELRLANIIRDVDYLKKAKSQVDRLFTLDPLLQKEENQRLIQNLKSSYLPYLEKDLLLE; encoded by the coding sequence ATGGCTAAGAGCTTGAATAGCTCCATTCAATATCTGAAAGGGATAGGACCTCAAAGAGCTAAGATCTTTTCTAAGTTAGGCATTGAAACGATAAAAGATCTACTCTATTATTTTCCTAGAATTTATCAAGATCGGACTGAAATAAGATCTATCTTTAGTCTTAAAGAAGGAGAAAAAGAGACTATTTGTGGGGTGGTCATAAGACACCTAAAGAGTAGTTTTCCCCGAAAAAAGATTAAAGTAACTAAAGTAGTGATTGGCGATGACACCGGCATAATTACTTTATCCTTTTTTAACCAACCTTATATTGAAAAATACTTACCTATAGGAAGTAAGATCGTTGCTTCAGGAATAGTTCGAAGATACCGTCAAGCCCTTCAAATGTCTAATTTTGAATATGAGATGCTTGAAAAAGAAGATGAGTTTATCCATAATAAAAGAATTGTTCCTATCTATCGCCTTACCAGTAACATACCTTCTTATTGGCAAAGATTTCTTCGTAAAACCATAAAAAGCGTTGGCGATCTTTATTTAAGCGAAATTGAGGAAACTCTTCCCGAGTATATCTTAAAAGAACATTTCTTAATTGACCTAAAGACTGCCTTACAAGATATTCATTTTCCTGCTAATTGGTCGATGTATAAAAAAGCTAAAGAGCGGTTGGTCTTTGAAGAGCTCTTTTATCTTCAATTAGCTTTTGGGTATCTTCGTCACAAGGTTAAGCAAGAAGAGCTTGGAATAAAGTATCTAGTCAACCAAGATGAGTTAAACTCTTTTTACTCCTTATTTCCTTTTTCCCTTACTTCTGCTCAAAATAAAGTTATCAAGGAAATTATAATAGACCTGCAGAGTAGTTTTCCTATGTGTCGTTTAATTCATGGTGATGTTGGTTCTGGAAAGACAGTCGTAGCTATCATTTCCTCCTTGATTGCTATTAAGAACGGCTATCAAGTAGCTTTTATGGTCCCTACCGAAGTCTTAGCCGAGCAACATTACTTAAATATAAAAAAATTTCTCAAGGAGACAGAAGTAAAGGTAGCTTTGCTTACCAGTAGCGTTAAAGGTAAAATCAGAAGAGAAATCTTACAAGAATTAAAAAGTGGTCAAACTAAACTCATTCTTGGCACCCATTCCTTAATTCAAAAAGGAGTAAGTTATCATCGTTTAGGTCTGTGTATCATTGATGAACAACATCGCTTTGGAGTAATGCAAAGATTATCTCTCCAAAAAAAGGGTCAAGACCAAAAAAAACCTGATATCTTAGTAATGAGCGCTACTCCTATCCCTCGAACTTTAGCTTTAACTTTGTATGGAGACTTAGATATCTCCACTATTTCAGAGCTTCCTCCTAATCGCCAAGAAATAAGAAGTTTCTGCCGAAGTGAAGATGACTTAAATAAGATTTATGAATTCATGAAAAAGGAAATTTCAAAAGGAAGGCAAGCTTATCTTGTCTATCCTTTGGTTGAAGAATCTAAAGAGCTGAACTTAAAATCAGCTACCAAGATGGTAGAAGAGCTTCAAAAAGAAGTATTTAAGGAATTTAAGTTAGGACTTCTTCATGGAAGGATGAAAGTTTCTGAAAAAGAAGAAGTAATGAATAAGTTTAAAGATCAAGAAATTGATATCTTGGTCTCTACTACCGTGATTGAAGTAGGCATTGATATTCCTAATGCTACGGTGATGCTGATTGAACATGCAGAAAGATTTGGTCTTTCTCAGCTTCACCAACTTAGAGGTAGGATTGGACGAGGTGAGAATAAGTCTTACTGTCTTTTTATTACCAAAAAACACATCTCTGCAGAGGTAAACTCTTCTTCCTTCAAAGAGAAAGAGTTTGATTTAAATCAAATAGATGCTATTAAGAGATTAAAGACCATGATCGGGACTAACGATGGTTTTAAGATTGCTGAAGTTGATTTTGAAATACGAGGACCGGGGGAGTTTTTCGGAACAAGACAACATGGACTGCCTGAATTAAGATTAGCTAATATCATTAGAGATGTAGATTACTTAAAAAAAGCCAAAAGCCAGGTAGATCGGTTATTTACCTTAGATCCTCTTTTGCAAAAAGAAGAAAACCAAAGACTGATTCAAAATCTTAAAAGTAGTTACTTGCCTTACTTAGAAAAAGATTTGTTATTAGAATAA
- a CDS encoding GAF domain-containing sensor histidine kinase, translating into MGFYTVTLFIAGFVHLLLGLFVLSKNIKSQRNRAFALFEASIVIWSIGMFMMTIASDKQMAMTGVRILHFGLFFSFGNFFYFVLTLIDDQSKRNKIICSTAYILGLLFNITDQIKSLATVSDVIFVFGSYQPVAGKAAPFFNLTFLFFVSYGVYLLYKRYQISESLLEKNRISYVFGGMFIIFISSITNILLVMGLKVYPLAHLAIIIYALIITYAIIKYRLMDISLIIQKGIIYSLLTTLVTTIWLLAIFIFEGVLHFETLYARVLTIVIIIFIFQPIREKIQLLVDKRFYREKHNLQQILKKVSSDISTTLDREDLFLLVLNVIKKVIHPQYAAIMLFDQSKGVYKPEFTFGDYDKSEVFKEDHPIVHWFNQEKRELLKEEVKENPEFNDVKEVLTNVIEKLRMIISIPIIFKEKLIGILNLGSKLSSKVYSNDELVFLSTLSSEIALALENTKLFTELKKYALELEKRAIQLQIANETKSNFLAVVSHELQTPLTVIIGYLNLFLQKTLGEYNSAQEEGLKIMMKRSERLRKLIGNILAFSKAEQREGDKLEEEVVNFKKIIEEVVSTFTQAAQGKQIILQAQIDTNFPLVRYNGKKAKEIFSKLMDNAIKFTPANSFNKVTIGLIDKGSYLQGFVEDTGIGIAAERQEKMFESFYQIDMSDKREYEGLGLGLAIVKKIIENSGGTIKVNSEKDKGSKFVFTLPKKEVI; encoded by the coding sequence ATGGGTTTTTACACAGTAACCCTTTTTATTGCCGGCTTTGTTCATTTACTTCTGGGTCTCTTTGTTCTTAGCAAAAATATTAAGAGCCAACGAAACAGAGCCTTTGCCTTATTTGAAGCTTCCATTGTCATCTGGAGTATAGGTATGTTTATGATGACTATTGCTTCAGATAAACAAATGGCTATGACCGGTGTTCGTATTCTTCATTTTGGACTCTTCTTTAGCTTTGGTAACTTTTTTTATTTTGTCTTAACGCTTATTGATGATCAAAGCAAGAGAAATAAGATAATATGTTCTACCGCTTATATTTTAGGACTACTCTTCAATATTACTGATCAGATAAAGTCTTTGGCTACTGTTTCAGATGTAATTTTTGTTTTTGGCAGCTATCAACCGGTAGCTGGCAAAGCCGCCCCTTTCTTTAATCTTACTTTCCTCTTCTTTGTTTCATATGGAGTCTATCTTTTGTATAAAAGATATCAGATCTCTGAATCTTTATTGGAAAAGAATCGAATAAGTTATGTCTTTGGAGGTATGTTTATTATTTTTATAAGTAGTATCACTAATATTTTATTAGTGATGGGGCTAAAAGTATATCCTTTAGCTCATTTAGCTATTATTATTTATGCTTTGATAATTACCTACGCGATTATTAAATATCGATTAATGGATATCTCTCTCATTATCCAAAAAGGAATAATTTATTCTTTATTAACTACCTTGGTAACTACTATTTGGTTACTGGCTATCTTTATCTTTGAAGGAGTTTTACATTTTGAAACTCTCTACGCTCGAGTTTTAACCATCGTCATTATTATCTTTATCTTTCAACCTATCAGAGAAAAAATCCAGCTTCTGGTAGATAAAAGATTTTATCGAGAAAAGCATAATCTTCAACAAATTTTAAAGAAGGTAAGTAGTGATATTTCCACTACCCTGGATCGAGAAGATCTATTTTTATTAGTCCTTAATGTTATTAAGAAAGTTATTCATCCTCAATATGCAGCCATCATGTTATTCGATCAATCTAAGGGTGTATATAAACCAGAATTTACTTTTGGAGATTACGATAAATCAGAAGTCTTCAAAGAAGATCATCCTATTGTTCATTGGTTTAATCAAGAAAAAAGAGAATTATTAAAAGAAGAAGTCAAAGAAAACCCAGAATTTAATGACGTCAAGGAAGTTTTGACGAATGTTATCGAAAAGCTAAGAATGATCATCTCTATTCCTATTATCTTTAAAGAAAAGTTAATAGGTATATTAAATTTAGGATCAAAATTAAGTAGTAAGGTTTATAGTAATGACGAATTGGTCTTTCTTTCTACTCTAAGTAGTGAAATAGCCCTTGCTTTAGAAAATACTAAGTTATTTACCGAATTAAAAAAATATGCTCTGGAATTAGAAAAAAGAGCTATTCAGTTACAAATAGCCAATGAAACTAAATCTAACTTTTTAGCGGTGGTTTCCCATGAACTACAAACTCCCTTAACAGTGATTATAGGTTATCTTAACTTATTTCTTCAAAAGACCTTAGGTGAGTATAATTCTGCCCAAGAAGAAGGTCTTAAGATCATGATGAAAAGATCTGAAAGACTAAGGAAATTAATTGGTAATATCTTAGCTTTCTCTAAGGCAGAACAAAGAGAAGGAGATAAACTCGAAGAAGAAGTAGTAAATTTTAAAAAGATAATAGAAGAAGTAGTCTCTACCTTTACTCAAGCAGCTCAAGGAAAACAAATCATTCTCCAAGCTCAAATAGACACTAACTTTCCCTTGGTTAGGTATAACGGCAAGAAAGCTAAGGAAATCTTTAGCAAATTAATGGATAATGCCATAAAATTTACGCCGGCTAATTCTTTTAATAAGGTTACAATTGGATTGATAGATAAAGGTAGTTATCTTCAAGGTTTTGTAGAAGATACTGGTATTGGTATTGCTGCGGAACGTCAGGAAAAGATGTTTGAAAGTTTTTATCAAATAGATATGTCTGATAAAAGAGAATATGAAGGACTGGGGCTGGGGTTAGCGATCGTTAAAAAGATTATAGAAAATTCTGGAGGCACTATTAAGGTTAACTCAGAAAAAGATAAGGGTAGTAAATTTGTCTTTACTTTACCTAAAAAAGAAGTAATCTAA
- a CDS encoding 6-phosphofructokinase, producing MKNIGILTGGGDAPGLNAVIRAVVYKASSLGISVLGIKEGWAGLLKGEATLLSKEEVADIYSLGGTIIGTSRTNPYKIEGGSKKAIENFNKLGLDALIAAGGEDTLGVANKLFQEGLRVVGVPKTIDNDLSCTDYTFGFDTAVSIATEAIDRLHTTAKSHRRSLVVEIMGRHAGWITLMAGLAGGAHYIIIPEVPFDISEVCQLVKERVEKGKLYTIIAVSEGARFATDQEKTGHFLQNQELDAFGHVRLGGIGKTLEKIIEKETKVETRSVVLGHLQRGGSPTAFDRNLGTRLGIKAVELAKEGRFGYLACLYENKITAMPLSEAVGKIKTVDPELYEIAKTFFS from the coding sequence GTGAAGAATATAGGTATACTTACTGGTGGAGGAGATGCTCCTGGCTTAAATGCAGTAATTCGAGCGGTAGTCTACAAAGCTTCTTCTTTGGGTATCTCGGTGCTTGGAATTAAAGAAGGTTGGGCTGGACTTTTAAAAGGGGAAGCCACCTTATTAAGTAAAGAAGAAGTAGCCGATATTTATAGTTTAGGAGGAACAATTATTGGAACTTCACGAACTAATCCTTATAAGATTGAAGGTGGAAGTAAAAAAGCTATAGAGAATTTTAATAAATTAGGGTTAGATGCCTTAATTGCGGCGGGAGGAGAAGATACTTTAGGAGTAGCCAACAAACTTTTTCAGGAAGGCTTAAGAGTAGTTGGGGTGCCTAAAACTATCGATAATGACCTTTCTTGTACTGACTATACATTTGGTTTTGATACCGCTGTTTCTATTGCTACGGAAGCCATTGACCGGCTACACACCACGGCTAAATCACATCGTCGCTCTTTGGTGGTAGAAATTATGGGCAGACATGCAGGTTGGATAACTTTGATGGCTGGTTTAGCAGGCGGAGCTCACTATATAATAATTCCAGAAGTACCTTTTGATATAAGTGAAGTCTGCCAATTAGTAAAAGAAAGAGTAGAAAAAGGAAAGCTTTATACCATTATTGCTGTTTCTGAAGGGGCCAGGTTTGCTACTGATCAAGAAAAAACAGGGCATTTTCTTCAAAATCAAGAATTAGATGCCTTTGGCCATGTAAGATTGGGTGGAATTGGAAAGACTTTAGAGAAGATTATCGAGAAAGAGACTAAAGTCGAGACTCGTTCTGTAGTCTTAGGTCATTTACAAAGAGGAGGTTCTCCTACTGCTTTTGATCGTAATTTAGGTACCAGATTAGGTATAAAAGCAGTGGAATTAGCCAAAGAAGGAAGATTTGGATATTTAGCTTGCCTTTACGAGAATAAGATTACCGCGATGCCCTTAAGTGAGGCGGTGGGTAAGATCAAGACAGTAGATCCAGAGTTATATGAAATAGCTAAGACATTTTTTAGTTAA
- a CDS encoding response regulator, with the protein MKKILIIDDDPDIVGVLKLLLEIAHYQVIETFNGKEGLERADKDQPDLILLDIMMPVMDGWEVCKKLKGCLKTSPIPVIILTAKSEEENEKRAKKEGVVDYLTKPFLPLSLLKKVEKAIISNCTQGTQAK; encoded by the coding sequence ATGAAAAAGATTTTAATCATAGATGATGATCCAGATATTGTTGGAGTCCTCAAACTTCTTCTTGAAATTGCCCACTATCAGGTGATAGAAACATTTAATGGAAAAGAAGGACTGGAAAGAGCAGATAAAGATCAGCCAGATCTTATCTTACTAGATATTATGATGCCCGTGATGGATGGATGGGAAGTATGTAAAAAGCTTAAGGGATGCCTAAAGACCTCTCCAATTCCAGTGATTATTCTTACCGCTAAATCCGAAGAAGAAAATGAAAAGAGAGCTAAAAAAGAAGGAGTCGTTGATTATCTCACCAAGCCTTTCTTACCCCTTAGTCTCTTAAAAAAGGTAGAAAAAGCAATAATATCTAATTGCACTCAAGGTACTCAAGCAAAATAA
- a CDS encoding deoxyguanosinetriphosphate triphosphohydrolase — protein sequence MIVRELFEKREREELSFYAMLSAKSQGRKEKEKECDVRTCFQRDRDRIIHSKAFKQLKYKTQVLLFPEVEQICTRLIHTIEVSQIARTIAKALRLNEDLTEAIALGHDLGHSPFGHIGESALNEVSPSGFRHHEQSLRVVEVLEKNGQGLNLTYEVRDGILKHTRGSSSLYIEPEELRPVTLEGTIVRLADSITYINHDIEDTIQARMIKMSDLPHECLKILGRRHSERINTMVYDVIINSKDKNFISMSDEVLKTTDQLRSYLYQEVYTHPRIKTQGIKAERVIKELYFYFLENPKTVLEEFSYIMNQHEKERLICDYLSILSDREVISLYKKIFLPESWKLKQY from the coding sequence ATGATCGTGCGTGAACTATTCGAAAAAAGGGAAAGAGAAGAGCTTTCTTTTTATGCCATGCTTTCTGCAAAAAGCCAAGGAAGAAAAGAAAAAGAAAAAGAATGTGATGTCCGCACTTGTTTTCAAAGAGACCGAGATCGAATTATTCATTCTAAGGCTTTTAAGCAATTAAAGTATAAAACTCAAGTCTTGTTATTTCCTGAAGTGGAACAAATATGCACCAGACTTATTCATACTATCGAGGTTTCTCAAATAGCTCGAACTATTGCTAAAGCTTTGCGTTTAAATGAAGATTTAACTGAAGCTATTGCCTTAGGTCATGATTTAGGACATTCTCCTTTTGGTCATATAGGAGAATCAGCCTTAAATGAGGTATCTCCAAGTGGTTTTCGCCATCATGAACAAAGTTTACGAGTGGTGGAAGTATTAGAAAAGAATGGCCAAGGCTTAAATTTAACCTATGAAGTAAGAGATGGTATCTTAAAACATACTCGTGGTTCCTCAAGTTTATATATTGAACCTGAAGAATTACGACCAGTAACTTTAGAAGGAACTATTGTCAGGTTAGCCGATAGCATTACTTATATTAATCACGATATTGAAGATACCATTCAAGCTCGGATGATTAAGATGTCCGATCTACCCCATGAGTGCTTAAAGATACTGGGTAGAAGGCATTCGGAAAGAATTAATACGATGGTCTATGATGTAATCATAAATAGCAAAGACAAAAACTTTATTTCGATGAGTGATGAAGTATTAAAAACGACCGATCAGCTTAGAAGTTATTTATACCAGGAAGTTTATACTCATCCTAGAATTAAAACTCAGGGAATTAAAGCTGAAAGAGTGATAAAAGAGTTATACTTTTACTTTTTAGAAAATCCAAAGACAGTCTTGGAAGAATTTAGTTATATTATGAATCAACACGAGAAAGAGAGGCTAATTTGTGACTATCTTTCTATCTTAAGCGACCGAGAAGTCATTTCTCTATATAAAAAAATATTCTTGCCAGAATCTTGGAAATTGAAGCAATATTAG
- the folB gene encoding dihydroneopterin aldolase, which yields MKDKIILSGMAFFGAHGVYEEERKLGQKIVVDLDLNLDLKKAGQSDDLAFTINYQEVYKLIKKICEEKSFSLIEALAEEIAKEILQNFNLLSVGVRIKKYHLNLGGQVDFTGVEIERKK from the coding sequence ATGAAAGATAAGATTATTCTTTCTGGTATGGCTTTTTTTGGCGCTCATGGTGTCTATGAAGAAGAACGTAAATTAGGTCAAAAGATAGTAGTTGACTTAGATCTTAATTTAGATTTAAAAAAAGCTGGCCAGAGCGATGATTTAGCTTTTACTATTAATTATCAAGAAGTTTATAAATTAATAAAGAAGATTTGCGAAGAAAAGAGTTTTTCTTTAATTGAAGCTTTAGCGGAAGAGATCGCTAAGGAAATTTTACAAAATTTTAATCTTCTTTCCGTCGGGGTAAGAATAAAGAAATATCACCTTAACTTAGGTGGCCAAGTAGATTTTACCGGCGTAGAGATTGAGCGAAAAAAGTAA